The following coding sequences lie in one Sinorhizobium fredii USDA 257 genomic window:
- a CDS encoding thiamine diphosphokinase encodes MTRSTFTILLGGALTLTERLTVQLSGSRFIAADGGIRHAKTLGVEPELWVGDFDSTDQALFADYAEVPRESYPAAKNATDGELAVEAALARGASTLIFAGALGGTRSDHAFLHLLRLAALAEEGHAALMTSGEEEAYALMPGVHEIDLPKGSLFSILGFTDLTGLSIENARYPLHGFALPFGSSRTISNVAEGPVRFSLKSGRAVVLARPYDLSGA; translated from the coding sequence ATGACCCGATCGACCTTCACCATTCTTCTCGGCGGCGCGCTCACCCTCACGGAGCGGCTTACGGTGCAGCTTTCCGGCAGCCGCTTCATCGCGGCCGATGGCGGCATACGCCATGCGAAGACGCTTGGGGTGGAACCGGAGCTCTGGGTCGGCGACTTCGACTCGACCGATCAGGCGTTGTTCGCAGATTACGCCGAGGTCCCGCGGGAAAGCTATCCGGCCGCCAAGAACGCCACCGATGGCGAGCTGGCAGTCGAGGCGGCGCTTGCGCGGGGCGCCTCGACGTTGATCTTCGCCGGCGCGCTCGGCGGCACCCGCAGCGACCATGCCTTCCTGCACCTCCTGCGACTCGCGGCGCTGGCGGAAGAGGGACACGCCGCGCTCATGACCTCCGGCGAGGAGGAGGCCTATGCGCTGATGCCGGGGGTCCACGAGATCGACCTGCCGAAGGGCAGCCTGTTCTCGATCCTCGGCTTCACCGACCTTACCGGCCTGTCGATCGAAAACGCCCGCTACCCGCTCCACGGCTTCGCACTGCCTTTCGGCTCCTCCCGGACGATTTCCAATGTCGCGGAAGGTCCGGTTCGCTTTTCCCTGAAATCCGGCCGGGCGGTGGTTCTCGCCCGACCCTACGATCTTTCCGGAGCCTGA
- a CDS encoding GNAT family N-acetyltransferase — MPDMLVRLYALPEGRGSRLGPDVTIRRALTAERRIVVSWIEERFGAPWAGEAEAAFSATPTRIHIALWNGELAGFACHDVTALGFFGPTGVDKAMRGRGLGEALLLESLFAMRAAGYAYAIIGGVGPAEFYARAVGAVEIPDSTPGIYADMLSPDGTREA, encoded by the coding sequence ATGCCGGACATGCTGGTTCGCCTCTATGCCTTGCCTGAAGGCCGCGGGTCCCGACTCGGCCCCGACGTTACCATCAGGCGCGCGCTAACGGCCGAACGCAGGATCGTTGTCTCCTGGATCGAGGAACGATTCGGCGCCCCTTGGGCGGGCGAGGCGGAGGCGGCCTTTTCCGCGACGCCGACGCGGATCCATATTGCGCTATGGAATGGAGAGCTTGCCGGCTTTGCCTGTCATGACGTGACCGCGCTCGGCTTCTTCGGGCCGACGGGCGTCGACAAAGCGATGCGCGGCCGCGGCCTCGGAGAGGCATTGCTGCTCGAAAGCCTCTTCGCCATGCGTGCCGCCGGCTACGCCTATGCGATCATCGGCGGCGTTGGCCCGGCGGAATTCTATGCGCGCGCCGTCGGCGCGGTGGAGATTCCGGATTCGACGCCCGGCATCTATGCGGACATGCTTTCTCCGGACGGGACGCGGGAGGCCTGA
- the thiB gene encoding thiamine ABC transporter substrate binding subunit, producing the protein MSSSLHRKILGRLAIASIAVAAFSASAVAAEKTLTIYTYESFITEWGPGAKVAKGFEKTCACKVNYVGVADGVELLTRLKLEGEGSKADIVLGLDTNLVAEAKATGYFVPHGLDTTKLKVPGGFSDDTFVPYDYGHFAVIYDTETLKNPPKSLKNLVEGDPAQKIVIEDPRTSTPGLGLLLWVKSVYGDKAGEAWAKLSERVLTVTPGWSEAYGLFTKGEAPMVLSYTTSPAYHMVAEGTDRYQGAPFAEGHYIQIEVAGVTRNSKEPELARKFLSFMTGPEFQSIIPTTNWMMPVGSTNEPLPEAFGKLVNPEKTFLMPSEEVAANRKAWIDEWLAAMSKN; encoded by the coding sequence ATGTCCAGTTCACTCCATCGCAAGATCCTCGGCCGGCTGGCGATTGCCAGCATCGCTGTCGCCGCATTTTCAGCGAGCGCCGTCGCCGCCGAAAAGACGCTGACGATCTACACCTATGAAAGCTTCATCACCGAATGGGGTCCGGGCGCCAAGGTCGCCAAAGGCTTTGAGAAGACCTGCGCCTGCAAGGTGAATTATGTCGGCGTTGCCGACGGCGTCGAACTCCTGACGCGGCTGAAGCTCGAGGGCGAGGGATCGAAGGCCGACATCGTTCTCGGCCTCGACACCAACCTAGTCGCAGAGGCCAAGGCCACCGGCTATTTTGTCCCGCACGGCCTCGACACGACGAAGCTCAAGGTTCCCGGGGGCTTTTCCGACGACACCTTCGTTCCCTATGACTACGGCCATTTCGCCGTGATCTATGACACCGAAACCCTGAAGAACCCACCGAAGAGCCTCAAGAACCTGGTCGAAGGCGATCCGGCCCAGAAGATCGTCATTGAGGACCCGCGTACCTCGACCCCCGGCCTCGGCCTGCTTCTCTGGGTCAAATCCGTTTACGGCGACAAGGCCGGCGAGGCCTGGGCGAAGCTTAGCGAGCGCGTGCTGACGGTGACCCCCGGCTGGTCGGAAGCCTATGGCCTGTTCACCAAGGGCGAGGCGCCAATGGTCCTCTCCTACACCACCTCGCCCGCCTACCACATGGTGGCGGAAGGAACCGACCGTTATCAGGGAGCCCCCTTCGCCGAGGGCCACTACATCCAGATCGAAGTGGCCGGCGTAACGAGGAACAGCAAGGAACCGGAACTCGCCCGCAAGTTCCTCTCCTTCATGACCGGCCCGGAATTCCAGTCGATCATCCCGACGACCAACTGGATGATGCCGGTCGGTTCCACCAACGAGCCTCTGCCCGAGGCCTTCGGCAAGCTCGTCAATCCGGAAAAGACCTTCCTGATGCCGTCCGAAGAGGTTGCCGCCAACCGAAAGGCCTGGATCGACGAATGGCTGGCGGCGATGAGCAAGAACTGA
- the thiP gene encoding thiamine/thiamine pyrophosphate ABC transporter permease ThiP, which translates to MTIAAAAFCLGGILLFVGLAGAALLAQSGDGGANGLFDAYIWRVTRFTLLQAGLSTGLSILFAIPVARALARRASFPGRIWMLRLMALPLGLPALVAALGLIEVWGRQGFLNNVLAVTGLQQPISVYGLFGILLAHVFFNMPLAARLMHAGLERIPGEYWRSSANLGMGSLAVFRFVEWPALRGLLPGIAGLIFMLCATSFTLVLTLGGGPAASTIEVAIYQALRFDFDPPRAIALSGLQVVLTGTLLVALKFLAPPPEEGETSGRATRRFDGLSRLSRLADGTWLVLALVFVGLPFVAIATSGLQADLTRLVGEPAFHRALTTSAAIALPSATISVVMAVLMIRAQRLLLARRRPQVPARLFAGAIGASTSLILLAPPVVLGAGWFLLVRPFGDVARFAPFFVIAINALMALPFVHRVLAPAMATHAARTERLASSLGIRSLHRLRWIDWPVLRKPLLMAFSFALALSLGDLGAVALFGSQDLATLPWLLYSRMGSYRTADAAGLALLLGLICLVLTMLGTAGEKPAQGRSA; encoded by the coding sequence ATGACAATCGCCGCCGCGGCTTTCTGCCTCGGCGGCATCCTGCTCTTCGTCGGTCTGGCAGGCGCCGCGCTGCTCGCGCAGTCCGGCGACGGCGGCGCCAACGGCCTATTCGACGCCTATATCTGGCGCGTCACCCGCTTCACGCTGCTGCAGGCAGGCCTCTCGACGGGCCTGTCGATCCTCTTCGCCATACCCGTCGCACGCGCCCTGGCGCGACGGGCATCCTTCCCCGGCCGGATCTGGATGCTGCGGCTGATGGCCTTGCCGCTCGGCCTGCCGGCACTTGTTGCGGCGCTCGGCCTGATCGAGGTCTGGGGTCGGCAGGGCTTCCTGAACAACGTCCTCGCAGTGACAGGATTGCAGCAGCCGATCAGTGTCTACGGCCTGTTCGGCATCCTGCTTGCGCATGTCTTCTTCAACATGCCGCTTGCGGCCCGGCTGATGCATGCCGGCCTCGAACGCATCCCAGGCGAATACTGGCGCAGCTCCGCCAATCTCGGCATGGGCTCGCTTGCCGTTTTCCGCTTCGTCGAATGGCCGGCGCTCCGGGGTCTGCTGCCGGGCATTGCCGGCCTCATCTTCATGCTCTGCGCCACCAGCTTCACGCTGGTGCTGACGCTTGGCGGCGGCCCGGCTGCAAGCACGATCGAGGTGGCCATCTACCAGGCGCTGCGCTTCGATTTCGACCCACCCCGGGCTATCGCCCTTTCCGGCCTGCAGGTCGTTCTGACGGGCACGCTCCTTGTCGCCCTCAAATTTCTCGCGCCGCCCCCCGAGGAAGGCGAGACGAGCGGCAGGGCGACCCGACGGTTCGATGGTCTGAGTCGGCTTTCGCGCCTTGCCGACGGGACCTGGCTGGTGCTCGCCCTCGTCTTCGTCGGCCTGCCCTTCGTCGCCATCGCAACGTCCGGATTGCAGGCCGATCTCACCCGCCTCGTCGGCGAGCCGGCGTTCCATCGGGCACTCACCACCAGCGCCGCCATTGCCCTTCCGTCCGCCACCATTTCCGTCGTCATGGCCGTCCTGATGATCCGTGCGCAGCGGCTGCTCCTCGCGCGACGACGCCCTCAAGTGCCGGCCCGCCTGTTTGCCGGTGCGATCGGTGCCAGCACCTCCTTGATCCTGCTCGCCCCGCCCGTGGTGCTTGGCGCCGGCTGGTTCCTGCTCGTCCGGCCCTTCGGCGACGTCGCGCGCTTTGCCCCGTTTTTCGTCATCGCCATCAATGCGCTGATGGCGCTGCCATTCGTTCACCGCGTCCTCGCCCCGGCGATGGCGACCCATGCCGCGCGCACCGAGCGCCTTGCGTCCAGCCTCGGCATCCGGAGCTTGCATCGCCTGCGATGGATCGATTGGCCGGTGCTGCGCAAACCTCTGTTGATGGCATTCTCCTTCGCGCTCGCGCTGTCGCTCGGCGATCTTGGCGCGGTCGCCCTCTTCGGTTCGCAGGATCTCGCGACGCTGCCCTGGCTGCTCTATAGCCGGATGGGCAGCTACCGCACCGCCGACGCGGCCGGGCTCGCCCTGCTGCTGGGCCTCATCTGCCTCGTTCTGACCATGCTCGGCACGGCAGGAGAGAAGCCAGCACAAGGACGAAGCGCATGA
- the thiQ gene encoding thiamine ABC transporter ATP-binding protein codes for MSSLALSLKDVKVRFETTALAFDCAVPAGQIVAVIGASGSGKSTLFNVIAGFETPEAGEVRILGEDMAGRMPAERPISIIFQENNLFAHLDVATNVGFGISPSLRLDSSDRGRIEEALARVGLAGFGRRLPPTLSGGERQRVALARALVRHRPLLLLDEPFAALDPGMRAEMRALLSDLHGEEGNTILMITHHPDDVKSLADTVLFLDQGRIVAHDALDRFLARRDLAAINRFLGNDEIG; via the coding sequence ATGAGTTCGCTCGCCCTGTCGCTCAAGGACGTCAAGGTTCGCTTCGAAACGACGGCGCTGGCATTCGATTGCGCGGTTCCGGCCGGACAGATCGTCGCCGTTATTGGCGCCTCGGGCTCGGGAAAATCGACGCTTTTCAATGTCATTGCCGGCTTCGAAACGCCGGAGGCAGGCGAAGTGCGGATCCTCGGCGAGGACATGGCCGGGCGCATGCCCGCCGAGCGACCGATCTCCATCATCTTCCAGGAAAACAATCTCTTCGCTCATCTCGATGTCGCAACGAATGTCGGCTTCGGGATCAGCCCCTCTCTCCGCCTCGACTCATCCGACCGTGGCAGGATCGAGGAGGCGCTGGCGCGGGTCGGGCTCGCCGGCTTCGGCAGGAGGTTGCCGCCGACGCTTTCCGGCGGCGAGCGCCAGCGGGTGGCGCTTGCCCGCGCGCTGGTGCGGCATCGGCCGCTGTTGCTGCTCGACGAGCCTTTCGCCGCACTCGACCCCGGCATGCGCGCAGAGATGCGCGCGCTGCTGAGCGACCTGCATGGCGAGGAAGGCAACACCATCCTGATGATCACGCATCATCCCGATGACGTGAAGAGCCTCGCCGATACCGTGCTTTTCCTCGACCAGGGGCGTATCGTCGCCCATGACGCCCTGGATCGTTTTCTTGCACGGCGGGACCTGGCAGCGATCAACCGGTTTCTCGGCAACGACGAGATCGGGTGA
- a CDS encoding M48 family metalloprotease, with protein MARHTVTRGWFPKRRGVAPRALVALSSLSLLSGCQSIIEQTYEPAVSPSSNPQIVEEVQKNDPRAQLGAREHPRIVASYGGEYKDAKTERLVARITGALTAVSENPQQSYRITILNSPAINAFALPGGYLYVTRGLLALANDASEVAAVLSHEMAHVTANHGIQRQQREEAEVIASRVVSEVLSSNLAGKQALARGKLRLAAFSRNQELQADVIGVRMLGEAGYDPYAAARFLDSMAAYSRFSAVDPEADQSLDFLSSHPNAPQRVELARRHARAFGPEGTSGDRGRDYYLAGIDGLLYGDSPQEGYVRGQTFLHGQLGIRFDVPQGFQIDNKAEAVLATGPGEVAIRFDGIADNAGRKLTDYIASGWVTGLQPDTIRPIAVNGLEAATARASADRWDFDVTVIRIGDRIYRFLTAVPKGSAALEPTASQLRSSFRRMSPNEIQALKPLRIRVATVRPGDTSATLAARMMGTDRKLDLFRLINAMQVTSTVRPGDKVKIISE; from the coding sequence ATGGCAAGGCACACAGTCACAAGAGGCTGGTTTCCGAAGCGGCGTGGCGTGGCACCGCGCGCTCTGGTTGCATTGTCCTCGTTGAGCCTTCTTTCCGGCTGCCAGTCGATTATCGAGCAGACCTACGAGCCGGCCGTCTCGCCCTCGTCCAATCCGCAGATCGTCGAGGAGGTGCAGAAGAACGATCCGCGCGCCCAACTCGGCGCGCGCGAGCATCCGCGCATCGTCGCGAGCTATGGCGGCGAATACAAGGACGCCAAGACGGAACGGCTGGTCGCCCGCATCACCGGCGCGCTGACGGCGGTTTCGGAAAACCCGCAGCAATCCTACCGCATCACCATCCTCAATTCCCCGGCGATCAATGCTTTTGCGTTGCCGGGCGGATACCTTTACGTCACACGCGGCCTGCTGGCGCTTGCCAACGACGCCTCGGAAGTGGCCGCCGTGCTTTCGCACGAAATGGCGCATGTCACCGCCAATCACGGCATCCAGCGCCAGCAGCGCGAGGAGGCCGAGGTGATCGCCAGTCGTGTCGTCTCGGAAGTGCTGTCCTCCAACCTTGCCGGCAAGCAGGCGCTGGCCCGCGGCAAGCTGCGGCTTGCGGCCTTTTCGCGCAACCAGGAACTGCAGGCCGACGTGATCGGGGTCAGGATGCTCGGCGAAGCCGGCTACGACCCCTATGCCGCAGCGCGCTTCCTCGATTCGATGGCCGCCTATAGCCGCTTCAGTGCGGTCGATCCGGAAGCGGACCAGAGCCTCGATTTCCTGTCGAGCCACCCGAACGCGCCGCAGCGCGTCGAGCTCGCCCGCCGGCACGCCCGCGCCTTCGGCCCCGAAGGGACGAGCGGCGACCGCGGCCGTGACTACTATCTCGCCGGCATCGACGGGCTGCTCTATGGCGACAGCCCGCAGGAGGGCTATGTGCGGGGCCAAACCTTCCTGCACGGCCAGCTCGGCATACGCTTCGACGTGCCGCAAGGCTTCCAGATCGACAACAAGGCCGAAGCGGTGCTCGCCACGGGTCCGGGCGAAGTCGCCATCCGCTTCGACGGCATTGCCGATAATGCCGGCCGCAAACTGACCGACTACATTGCCAGTGGCTGGGTGACCGGTCTGCAGCCGGACACCATTCGACCTATTGCCGTCAACGGCCTCGAAGCCGCGACGGCGCGGGCCTCCGCCGATCGCTGGGATTTCGACGTGACCGTCATCCGCATCGGCGACCGAATTTACCGGTTCCTGACCGCGGTTCCCAAGGGATCGGCGGCGCTTGAACCGACGGCGAGCCAGCTGCGCAGTTCCTTCCGCCGCATGTCGCCGAACGAAATCCAGGCCTTGAAGCCGCTGCGCATCAGGGTGGCCACCGTGCGGCCGGGCGACACGAGCGCCACATTGGCAGCGCGAATGATGGGAACGGACCGGAAGCTCGACCTCTTCCGGCTGATCAACGCAATGCAGGTCACCTCCACCGTCAGACCGGGCGACAAGGTGAAGATCATCTCCGAATAG
- the ampC gene encoding class C beta-lactamase produces the protein MRNVRLQTLGVLAAASLFCGASSQATASDSPGHIKRVVDEAIRPIMEEYDVPGMAVAATVQGRRYVLNYGVASKESGQKVGDETLFEIGSISKTFTATLASYGEARGVLSLSDSASKHLPALSGSSFDRISLLDLATYTAGGLPLQFPASVTDQKEMIGYFKGWRPSYAAGGHRLYSNPSIGLFGYLAAKSMGEPFDALMEKTLFPALGLTQTHISVPEDRMGDYAHGYSKAGKPVRVSPGVLDSEAYGVKTTAADLIRFVEANIEGAELDDTLQRAIAATHSGYFRVGDMTQGLGWEMYAYPTDLKRLLAGNSPEVSFKPNKVTRLDPPLPPRDDVLINKTGSTSGFGAYAAFVPAEQIGIVILANRNYPIPARVKAAYQILTALQRLPAEDR, from the coding sequence ATGAGAAATGTTCGCCTTCAGACGCTTGGAGTTCTCGCCGCCGCCTCTCTGTTCTGCGGCGCCTCAAGCCAGGCGACCGCCAGCGATAGCCCAGGACATATCAAACGCGTTGTTGACGAGGCGATCCGCCCGATCATGGAGGAATACGACGTTCCCGGAATGGCCGTCGCAGCCACGGTGCAGGGGAGGAGATACGTTTTGAACTACGGCGTCGCCTCGAAGGAGAGCGGACAGAAGGTCGGCGATGAGACGCTTTTCGAGATCGGCTCGATCAGCAAGACTTTTACGGCGACTCTGGCATCCTATGGGGAAGCGCGTGGGGTCCTGTCTCTCTCCGATAGTGCCAGCAAGCACCTGCCCGCACTCTCCGGAAGCAGCTTCGACAGGATCAGCCTTCTCGATCTCGCCACCTATACGGCAGGCGGCCTGCCTTTGCAGTTTCCGGCTTCCGTCACCGACCAGAAAGAGATGATCGGCTATTTCAAAGGCTGGCGGCCGAGCTACGCCGCGGGTGGCCATCGGCTCTATTCGAATCCCAGCATCGGCCTATTCGGCTACCTCGCCGCCAAAAGCATGGGCGAGCCGTTCGACGCTTTGATGGAGAAGACGCTTTTCCCGGCGCTTGGCCTGACTCAAACCCATATCAGCGTTCCCGAGGACCGGATGGGCGACTATGCCCATGGCTATTCGAAAGCTGGCAAGCCCGTCCGGGTAAGCCCCGGCGTCCTCGATTCGGAAGCCTATGGCGTAAAGACCACTGCCGCCGATTTGATCCGTTTTGTCGAGGCAAACATAGAAGGCGCGGAGTTGGACGACACACTCCAGCGCGCGATCGCCGCAACGCACAGCGGTTACTTCAGGGTCGGCGACATGACCCAGGGACTCGGATGGGAGATGTATGCCTATCCGACCGATCTCAAGCGGCTGCTGGCGGGAAACTCGCCTGAGGTCAGTTTCAAGCCGAACAAGGTGACGAGACTGGATCCGCCGCTGCCGCCTCGGGACGACGTGCTGATCAATAAGACCGGCTCGACCAGTGGATTCGGCGCCTATGCCGCCTTTGTTCCCGCCGAGCAGATCGGTATCGTCATCCTGGCCAACAGGAACTACCCCATTCCAGCCCGGGTAAAGGCCGCCTATCAGATCCTGACAGCGCTGCAACGCCTACCGGCGGAAGACCGGTAA
- a CDS encoding RNA polymerase factor sigma-32 — MKTLTADRRLIKIAMDAPYLERDEEHALAEAWRNDHDQDARNKIAMSHMRLVIAMAAKFRSFGLPMGDLVQEGHIGLLEAAARFEPSREVRFSTYATWWIRASMQDFVLRNWSIVRGGTSSAQKALFFNLRRLRARLAQGDRQLTSQAMHEEIAAALGVSLADVQTMDARLSGNDASLQAPVGHGESDGGARLDFLPSDAPLPDEQVSDMIDGERARRWLQTALTQLTEREMKIIRARRLSEDGATLEELGLALGISKERVRQIETRALEKLRTALAARAPALTAAMH; from the coding sequence ATGAAGACCCTCACAGCAGACAGGCGTTTGATCAAGATTGCAATGGATGCCCCCTATCTCGAGCGGGACGAGGAGCATGCGCTGGCCGAGGCCTGGCGGAATGATCACGATCAGGACGCGCGAAACAAGATCGCCATGTCGCATATGCGGCTGGTGATCGCGATGGCGGCCAAGTTCCGCAGCTTCGGGCTGCCGATGGGCGATCTCGTCCAAGAGGGGCATATCGGGCTCCTGGAGGCGGCGGCGCGTTTCGAGCCGAGCCGTGAGGTCCGCTTTTCGACTTACGCCACCTGGTGGATCCGCGCGTCGATGCAGGACTTCGTGCTGCGCAACTGGTCGATCGTGCGGGGCGGCACCAGCTCGGCGCAAAAGGCGTTGTTCTTCAATTTGCGCCGGTTGCGGGCGCGCCTGGCGCAGGGCGATCGGCAACTTACATCGCAGGCTATGCACGAGGAAATCGCTGCCGCCCTGGGCGTTAGCCTCGCCGATGTGCAGACCATGGATGCCCGCCTCTCCGGCAACGACGCGTCGCTGCAGGCGCCGGTCGGTCACGGAGAGTCCGACGGCGGTGCGCGGCTGGATTTTCTCCCGAGCGATGCACCGCTTCCCGACGAGCAGGTGAGCGACATGATCGACGGCGAGCGGGCTCGCCGCTGGCTGCAGACCGCGCTGACGCAGCTCACCGAGCGCGAGATGAAGATCATTCGGGCGCGTCGCCTCTCCGAGGACGGTGCCACCCTCGAGGAACTCGGCCTGGCGTTGGGCATATCCAAGGAGCGCGTGCGGCAGATCGAAACCCGGGCGCTCGAGAAGCTGCGGACGGCGCTGGCTGCAAGGGCGCCGGCATTGACCGCTGCCATGCATTGA
- a CDS encoding CarD family transcriptional regulator, which produces MTTQQKKSSMRQGFKTGESIVYPAHGVGQIVAIEEQEVAGMKLELFVIDFEKDKMRLKVPVAKAVSIGMRKLSETDFVDRALKVVQGKARVKRTMWSRRAQEYDAKINSGDLISIAEVVRDLYRAENQPEQSYSERQLYEAALDRMAREIAAVNKMSETEAVRLVEANLNKGPKRGKAIEEDDTQDEAA; this is translated from the coding sequence ATGACGACCCAGCAGAAAAAATCTTCAATGCGCCAAGGCTTCAAGACCGGTGAATCGATCGTTTATCCGGCTCATGGCGTTGGTCAGATCGTGGCGATTGAGGAGCAGGAAGTCGCCGGCATGAAGCTCGAGCTTTTTGTCATCGATTTCGAAAAAGACAAGATGCGTCTCAAGGTGCCGGTGGCCAAGGCAGTCAGCATCGGCATGCGCAAGCTGTCCGAGACCGATTTCGTCGATCGCGCATTGAAGGTTGTGCAGGGCAAGGCACGCGTGAAGCGGACCATGTGGTCGCGTCGCGCCCAGGAATACGATGCCAAGATCAATTCCGGCGACCTCATTTCCATCGCGGAAGTGGTGCGCGATCTCTATCGTGCGGAAAACCAGCCGGAACAGTCCTATTCCGAGCGCCAGCTCTATGAAGCCGCTCTCGATCGCATGGCGCGCGAAATCGCTGCCGTGAACAAGATGTCGGAAACAGAAGCCGTGCGTCTCGTCGAAGCCAATCTGAACAAGGGGCCGAAGCGCGGCAAGGCCATCGAAGAAGACGATACGCAGGACGAAGCCGCCTAA
- the fdxA gene encoding ferredoxin FdxA → MTYVVTDNCIRCKYTDCVEVCPVDCFYEGENFLVIHPDECIDCGVCEPECPAGAIKPDTEPGLDMWLKLNADFATQWPNITVKRDPLPEAKEMDGVEGKYEQYFSEKPGQGD, encoded by the coding sequence ATGACGTATGTCGTGACCGACAATTGCATTCGCTGCAAGTACACGGACTGTGTGGAAGTCTGCCCGGTGGATTGCTTCTATGAGGGCGAGAACTTTCTCGTCATCCATCCGGACGAGTGCATCGATTGCGGCGTATGCGAACCGGAATGTCCTGCCGGGGCGATCAAGCCGGATACCGAGCCGGGGCTCGATATGTGGCTGAAATTGAACGCTGATTTTGCGACCCAGTGGCCCAATATCACCGTCAAGCGCGATCCGCTTCCGGAAGCCAAGGAAATGGACGGCGTCGAAGGGAAATACGAGCAGTATTTCTCCGAGAAACCCGGCCAGGGCGACTGA
- a CDS encoding RNA-binding S4 domain-containing protein, with amino-acid sequence MEKQPPSSPAARQRLDKWLFFARLIKSRSLAQKAIEAGQVAVNGARATQPSAQVKAGDTLELSLERRDLVLRVLLPGTRRGPYEEARLLYEDLTPPAPVERLTPFEQATRERGAGRPTKRQRRETDRLRPDVDDDD; translated from the coding sequence ATGGAGAAACAGCCACCGTCCTCGCCCGCAGCGCGCCAGCGGCTCGACAAGTGGCTGTTCTTCGCCCGGCTGATCAAGTCGCGATCGCTCGCCCAGAAGGCGATCGAGGCTGGCCAAGTGGCCGTCAATGGCGCGCGGGCGACGCAGCCGTCCGCGCAGGTCAAGGCGGGCGACACGCTGGAGCTCTCGCTCGAACGTCGCGACCTCGTCCTGCGGGTCCTGTTACCGGGAACCCGGCGGGGTCCCTATGAGGAGGCGCGGCTGCTCTACGAAGATCTGACACCGCCTGCACCCGTCGAGCGTCTGACGCCCTTCGAACAGGCGACGCGCGAGCGCGGCGCGGGGCGCCCGACCAAACGGCAGCGGCGTGAGACCGACCGCCTCAGGCCCGACGTCGACGACGACGATTAG